The genomic window GTCGCCCAGCAGCTCGAGGAAGCCAAGCGGGATCGCGCGGTCTCCGCCGACGGCGGCAAGTATCACGTGCTCCCGGCCACGCTCGACACCACGCAGTGGGGCTGGCTCGATCCGAAGGAGCCCCCCAAGCTCGTCGTCAACTCGGGAGATACCGTGGCCGTCGAGACGATGATGCACTCGCACAACAAGATCCAGCCCGGGACGACGATGGACGAGATCGTCGCCCTCCGGCGGGCGAACCCCGGCGGCGGCCCGCACTCGGTGACGGGGCCGATCTACGTCAACGGCGCCGAGCCGGGCGACGTGATGGAGATCCGGATCAAGAAGATCGTCCCCAAGGCCTTCGGCGTGAACTTCAACCTGCCGGGCCGGGACTTCCCGACCGTCGGGGCGCTGGCCCCGGAGTTCCCCAACGGCTGGGTCCGCTACTTCTATCTCGACTGGGACAAGAAGCAGGCCGAGTTCAAGCCCGGCGTCACGATCGAGCTCCAGCCGTTCCCCGGAACGCTGGCGGTGGGGATCGACCCGAACGATCCGTCGCCACGGAAGGGCGGCGTCCAGGACCCGATGGCGCCGGTGAGCACGCTCCGCCCGTGGAAGAACGGCTCCAACATGGATCTCAACGAGCTGCAGGAAGGGACCACGATCTTCATCCCGGTCTTCCTCAAGGGCGGCCTCATCTGGATGGGGGACTCCCACTGCCGCCAGGGGAACGGCGAGGTGAACCTGACCGCGCTGGAGTGCGCCTACAAGGAGATCGTGATCCAGCCGGTCGTCCGGAAGGACCTGAAGCTCGAGTGGCCCCGGATGGAGACGCGGACCCACTGGATCCTGATGGGGTTCGACGAGGACCTCAACAAGGCGCTGGTCAACGCGGTCCGCGAGACCGTGGACTTCCTGGCGACGAAGGGGCTCGACCGCTACGAGGCGTATTCCTTGACCTCGATGGTGGCTGATTGCCGCGTGACCCAGGTGGTGGACGTCCGGAAGGGCGTCCACTGCATGGTGCCGAAGAGCCTCTTCAAGGCGTGAGGGGGCGCCACGGACCGCTCCTCCTCGCCCTCCTCGCCGCGACGGCCGGCCTGCTGCCGGCCGCCGCCGGCGGGCCGCCCGCGCGACTCCGGGTGATCACCACGACGACGGACCTCCGCGCGCTCGCCGAGGTGGTCGGGGGCGACCGGGTCTCGGCCGAGAGCCTGCTCGGGGGCGCCCAGCCGCCGCACGTCTTCCAGGCCAAGCCGAGCCACCTGGCCGCCCTCCGCGCCGCCGACCTGGTGGTGCGGATCGGGCTCGATCACGACGCCTGGCTCGCCGCCCTTCTCAAGCAGGCGGGCAACGCGCGGCTCCTGCCCGGGCGGCCTGGCCACGTGGACGCCTCGCGGGGGATCGAGCTCCTCGAGCCCGCGCCGCGGACGGCCTCCGGCGCCGGGCACGTCCACGCCTTCGGGAACACGCACTACTGGCTCGACCCCGAGAACGCCAGGC from Candidatus Methylomirabilota bacterium includes these protein-coding regions:
- a CDS encoding acetamidase/formamidase family protein; this encodes MRLIWVKLVLVLSLLTLVSFVGWLAVAQQLEEAKRDRAVSADGGKYHVLPATLDTTQWGWLDPKEPPKLVVNSGDTVAVETMMHSHNKIQPGTTMDEIVALRRANPGGGPHSVTGPIYVNGAEPGDVMEIRIKKIVPKAFGVNFNLPGRDFPTVGALAPEFPNGWVRYFYLDWDKKQAEFKPGVTIELQPFPGTLAVGIDPNDPSPRKGGVQDPMAPVSTLRPWKNGSNMDLNELQEGTTIFIPVFLKGGLIWMGDSHCRQGNGEVNLTALECAYKEIVIQPVVRKDLKLEWPRMETRTHWILMGFDEDLNKALVNAVRETVDFLATKGLDRYEAYSLTSMVADCRVTQVVDVRKGVHCMVPKSLFKA